GCCCGTCGTGGCGTCGTAGCCGAAGAGGTAGTCCACCGTGGCCGCGAGCTCGAAGGCGCCCTTGTAGCCGTGGCGGCGCATCGCCTCGATCCACTTCGGGTTCACGACGCGGGCGCGGAAGACCCGCGAGGTCTCCTCCACCAGGGTGCGCGTCTTGACCGTCTCCGGGCGGGTGGAGTCGCCGATGTACGCCTCCGGGGCCGTGCCCCGCAGCGCGCGTACGGTGGCCACCATGCCGCCGTGGTACTGGAAGTAGTCGTCCGAGTCCGCGATGTCGTGCTCGCGGGTGTCGGTGTTCTTCGCCGCGACCGTGATCCGCTTGTAGGCCGTCTCCATCTCGTCCCGCGCGGGCCGGCCTTCGAGGCCGCGGCCGTAGGCGTAACCGCCCCACACCGTGTACACCTCCGCCAGGTCGGCGTCCGTACGCCAGTCGCGGGAGTCGATCAGCTGCAGGATGCCCGCCCCGTACGTACCCGGGCGCGAGCCGAAGATACGGGTCGTCGCACGGCGCTCGTCACCGTGCAGGGCCAGATCCGCCTGCGCGTGCGCGCGTACGAAGTTGCCGGACTCCGGCTCCTCCAGCGAGGCCGCGAGCCGCACCGCGTCGTCCAGCAGGCCGATCACGTGCGGGAACGCGTCGCGGAAGAAGCCCGAGATGCGCAGCGTCACATCGATGCGCGGCCGGCCCAGCTCCGCGAGCGGGATGGGCTCCAGCCCGGTCACGCGCCGCGAGGCCTCGTCCCAGACCGGGCGGATGCCGAGCAGCGCCAGAGCCTCGGCGATGTCGTCGCCCGCCGTGCGCATCGCGCTCGTACCCCACAGGGACAGGCCGACCGAGGCCGGCCACTCGCCGTTGTCGGTGCGGTAGCGCGTGAGCAGGGAGTCGGCCAGGGCCTGGCCCGTCTCCCACGCGAGGCGGGACGGGACGGCCTTGGGGTCGACCGAGTAGAAGTTGCGGCCCGTCGGCAGGACGTTCACCAGACCGCGCAGCGGCGAACCGGAGGGGCCTGCCGGCACGAACCGGCCGTCGAGGGCCGCGACCACGTGGGCGATCTCGTCCGTGGTGCCCGCCAGGCGCGGCACGACCTCGTTCGCCGCGAAGGCCAGGACCGCCCCCACCTCCGGGGAGTGGTCCGCCGCGACCGCGGAGACCGCGGCGGGGTCCCAGCCCGCGTCCTCCATCGCCTGCACCAGGGCGCGGGCCGTCTCCTCGACGGCGTCGGCCGAGGTACGGGTGGCCGCGGACTCGTCCAGGCCCAGCGCCTCGCGCAGACCCGGAAGGGCGGCGGTGCCGCCCCAGATCTGCCGGGCGCGCAAAATCGCCAGGACCAGGTTGACCCGGGCCTCACCCGACGGCGCGCCGCCCAGGACGTGCAGGCCGTCGCGGATCTGGGCGTCCTTGACCTCGCACAGCCAGCCGTCGACGTGCAGCAGGAAGTCGTCGAAGCCGTCGTCGTCCGGACGCTCCTCCAGTCCCAGGTCGTGGTCGAGCTTCGCCGCCTGGATCAGCGTCCAGATCTGCGCGCGGATCGCCGGCAGCTTCGCCGGGTCCATCGCGGAGATCTGTGCGTACTCGTCCAGGTGCTGCTCCAGCCGTGCGATGTCGCCGTACGACTCCGCGCGCGCCATCGGCGGCACCAGGTGGTCGACCAGGGTGGCGTGCACGCGGCGCTTGGCCTGCGTGCCCTCGCCCGGGTCGTTGACCAGGAACGGGTAGACAAGGGGCAGGTCGCCGAGGGCGGCGTCCGGGGCGCAGGCCGCGGACAGGCCGGCGTTCTTGCCGGGCAGCCACTCCAGGTTGCCGTGCTTGCCCAGGTGGATCATGGCGTCGGCGCCGAAGCCGCCGTCCTCCGCGCGCGCCTGGATCCAGCGGTACGCGGCCAGGTAGTGGTGCGAGGGCGGCAGATCGGGGTCGTGATAGATCGCGATCGGGTTCTCGCCGAAGCCGCGCGGCGGCTGGATGAGGATCAGGAGGTTCCCGCGGCGCAGGGCGGCCAGGACGATGTCGCCCTCCGGGTTCGCGGAACGGTCCACGAACATGCTGCCCGGGGCCTCGCCCCAGTGCTCCTCGACGCTGTCGCGCAGCTCGGCCGGCAGCTCGGCGAACCAGCGCTTGTAGTCGGCGGCGGGGATGCGGACCGGGTTGCGGGCCAGCTGCTCCTCGGTGAGCCAGTCCTGGTCGTGGCCGCCGGCCTCGATCAGGGCGCGGATCAGCTCGTCGCCGTCGCCCGACACCAGGCCGGGGATCTCGGTGACCGGGCCGAAGTCGTAGCCCTCGGCGATCAGGGTGCGCAGCAGCTCCACCGCGCTGGCCGGGGTGTCCAGGCCGACGGCGTTGCCGATGCGGGAGTGCTTGGTCGGGTACGCCGAGAGGACGAGCGCGATCCTCTTGTCGCGGCGCTCGATGTGGCGCAGCCGGGCGTGGCGTACGGCGATGCCCGCGACCCGGGAGGCCCGCTCGTGGTCGGCGACGTAGGCGGGCAGGCCGTCCTCGTCGAACTCCTTGAAGGAGAACGGGACGGTGATCAGACGGCCGTCGAACTCCGGTACGGCGACCTGCGTCGCGGCGTCCAGCGGGGACAGCCCCTCGTCGTTGTCCTCCCAGGCGGAGCGGGAGCCGGTCAGGCACAGGGCCTGGAGGATCGGCACGCCGAGCGCGGCGAGCGCGCCCGCGTCCCAGGACTCGTCGTCCCCGCCCGCCGAGGCGGTGGCGGGCTTGGTGCCGCCGGCCGCGAGGACGGTGGTGACGACCGCGTCCGCGGACTTCAGGGCCTCGACGAGGGCCGGCTCGGGGCTGCGCAGGGAGGAGACGTACAGCGGGACCGGCCGGGCGCCGTGCGCCTCGATGGCCTCGCACAGGGCGTGCACGAAGCCGGTGTTGCCGCTCATCTGGTGGGCGCGGTAGTAGAGCACGGCGATCTCGGGGCCGTCCGTCCGCGGCGGCGTGGTGCGCTCCAGGGGTCCCCAGGTGGGTGCGGCGGCGGGCGGCTCGAAGCCGTGGCCGGTGAGCAGGACGGTGTCGGAGAGGAAGCGGGCCAGGTGTTCGAGGTTGGCCGGGCCGCCGTGCGCGAGGTAGGCGTGCGCCTCGGCCGCGATGCCGATCGGGACGGTGGAGGCCTCCATCAGCTGGGCGTCCGGGGCCTGTTCGCCCGTCAGGACCACGACCGGGCGGGTCTGGCCGGGGGCCAGCAGCAGGTCCAGGCCGTCCTGCCAGGCGCGCAGGCCGCCGAGGAGGCGTACGACGACCAGGTCGGCGCCGTCGAGGAGGCCGGGGAGGTCGTCGAGGGGAAGGCGGGAGGGGTTCGCGAACCGGTACGGGACGGGGGCGTCCGCCGTGTTCGCCGCGCGGGCGCTGAGCAGATCGGTGTCGGACGTCGACAGCAGCAGGATCATGCGGCGGCAGGCCTTCCTCGGGGTTTCCGCGCCCCGGGCAGTGAGGACAGCGGGAGTTCCTGACTCACCCGGCCGTCTGGCTCTGCCGGGTTCACAGTGGCGGGACCGCGCCGGAATCGCACCGGGCTTCCTCCCATGTCGCCGTCCTCGGCGACGGCGGACCGTATGGAACGCCGGTGGTCATCCTAGGTGGCGGTGGGCTCCGCCGGTTGGGCGGGTGGCTCCGCCGGTTGGGCGGGTGGGTTGGCGGGTGGCTCCGCCGGTTGGGGCGGGTGCGGTGCGCGGGTGCGGCGCCGTTGCGGGGGCTCTGCCCCCGGGCCCCCGCGCCTCAAACGCCGGCGGGGCTGGAATGTGGGGGCTCTGCCCCCGGGCCCCCGCGCCTCAAACGCCGGCGGGGCTGGAATGTGGGGGCTCTGCCCCCGGGCCCCCGCGCCTCAAACGCCGGCGGGGCTGGAATGTGGGGGCTCTGCCCCCGGGTCCCCGCGCCTCAAACGCCGGCGGGGCTCGAAGCGGAGGGTGGCGGTGGACACAGTTCCGGGGAGTTGAATCGTGGGTATGCTCGCCGCCATGCCCCAGCCCCCCTCCGCCGTATCGCGGGACGAACCCGTCATACGGGACCGCGGTGACGCCTGCCCCGGTGCGCTCCGGCTGCACGCGGCGGACGACGGGTACCTCGCGCGGGTGCGGATCCCCGGCGGCGCGCTGACCGCGGAGCAGGCCGCGCACCTCGCCTGCGCCGCCGACCGGTTCGGCGACGGGCACCTCGAACTCACCTCCCGCGGCAACGTGCAGCTGCGCGGCCTCGGCGACGGCTGCGGTGCCGGGCTCGCCGAGGTGCTGGACGCCGCCGGGCTGCTGCCGGCGCCCGCGCACGAACGCGTACGCAACATCGTCGCCACCCCCACCTCGCAGGACGTCCTGCCCTGGGTACGCGAGCTGGACCGGCTGCTGTGCGCGAACACCCGCGTCACCGCCCTGTCCGGCCGCTTCCTCTTCGCCCTCGACGACGGACGCGGCGACGTGGCCGCCCTGGAACCCGACATCACCGTTCTCGGACAGCCCGGCGACCGGGCCCTGGTACGCCTCGGGGCGGCCGAGGGCGCGGTGGCCGTCGCCGGCCGGGACGCCCCACGGGCCGCGCTGCTCGCCGCCGAGTACTTCCTCGACGCCGTGGACGCGGCCGGCACCCGCGCCTGGCGCGTGGCCGAACTGCCCGCCGGACACGCCCTGGACGACGGGCTGCTCGCGGCCCGGCTGGCCGACGCCGGCATCGGCGCGGTGCGCGTGCCCGCCGTGGACTGGCCGTACTGCGCCCCGCCCCCGCCCGGACCGTACGATCCGCTGTGCGTGCTGCCCCCGTTCGGCCGGCTGAGCACCGGACAGTGGAGGGCCCTCGTCCAAGTGGCCGAGCGCGGCGGCGGGTTGCGGATCACCCCGTGGCGCACGATCGTCCTCCCCGGCGCCGCGGACCCCGCCCCGCTGGAAGAGGCCGGCCTGGTCGTCTCCCCGGACAGTCCCTGGCGGTCCGTCACGGCCTGTACCGGGCGCCCCGGTTGCGCCAAGTCCCTCGCGGACGTACGCGCCGACGCCCGCGCCCTGGTGGAGCGGGCACCCGGGCCGCTGCCCGTGCACTGGTCGGGCTGCGAGCGCCGCTGCGGCCACCCGCGGGGCACGCAGTGGGTGGACGCGCTCGCCACCGCGGACGGCTACCGGCTCTCCGTGGACGGGCGCACCCTGCCGCACCGGCCAGACCTGGCGGCCGCCCTCACGGCCGCACGCGCGAACACCTCATCACCCCAGAGTCCGAAGACGCAGTGAAGAAATGAGCGAGTACACCGTGTTTGAGTACGAGAAGGACGGCGCCGCGATCTACCGCCAGTCCTTTGCCACGATCCGCGCCGAGGCGGACCTCTCCGGGCTGCCCGCCTCGGTCGCCCAGGTCGCGGTGCGCATGATTCACGCCTGCGGGATGACCGACCTCCCGCAGGACCTGGGGTACACCCCCGAGGTGGTGCTGCGCGCCCGCGCCGCGCTGGAGGCGGGCGCGCCGATCCTGTGCGACGTCCAGATGGTCGCCAGCGGCGTCACCCGCAAGCGGCTGCCCGCCGACAACGACGTGATCTGCACCCTCTCCGACCCGGCGGTCCCCGACCTCGCCGCGAAGATGGGCACCACCCGCAGCGCCGCCGCGCTCGAAGTGTGGCGCGACCGCGGCCTGTTGGAAGGCTCCGTGGTCGCCGTCGGCAACGCGCCGACCGCACTGTTCCGGCTCCTGGAGATGATCGAGGAGGGTGCCCCGCGCCCCGCCGCCGTCATCGGCGTGCCCGTCGGCTTCATCGGCGCCGCCGAGTCCAAGGACGCCCTCGCTGCCCACCCCTCCGGCCTCGACCACCTCGTCGTACGCGGCCGCCGCGGCGGCAGCGCCATCGCCGCGGCCGCCCTCAACGCCATCGCGAGCGTGGCCGAATGAGCGACGCGACACAGCCCAAGGGCCGCCTGTACGGCGTCGGACTCGGCCCCGGCGACCCGAACCTGATGACCCTGCGGGCCGTCGAGGTGATCGGCGAGGCGGACGTCGTCGCCTACCACAGCGCCCGCCACGGCCGGTCCATCGCCCGCTCGATCGCCGCGAAGCACCTGCGCGACACCCACATCGAGGAGCCGCTGGTCTACCCGGTCACCACCGAGACCACCGACCACCCCGGCGGCTACCAGGGCGCCATGGAGGAGTTCTACGAGGCGGCCGCCGCCCGGCTGGCCGCCCACCTGGACGCCGGCCGCACCGTCGCCGTCCTCGCCGAGGGCGACCCGCTCTTCTACAGCTCCTACATGCACATGCACAAGCGGCTCGCGGACCGCTACGACACCGAGGTCGTGCCCGGAGTCACCTCGGTCAGCGCCGCCGCCGCCCGCCTGGGCACCCCGCTCGTGGAGGGCGAGGAGGTCCTGACCATCCTCCCCGGCACGCTGCCCGAGGAGGAGCTGACCGCCCGCCTCGCCGCCACCGACTCCGCGGTCGTGATGAAGCTCGGCCGGACCTTCCCCGCCGTGCTCGGCGCGATGGAGAACAGCGGCCGTCTCGCCGAGGCCCGCTATGTCGAGCGCGCCACGATGGAGGGCGAGCGCACCGGCGTACTCGCCGACACCGACCCCGGCAGCGTGCCGTACTTCGCCGTCGCCGTCGTACCCAGCCGGATCGGCAACCCGGGCAGCGTGCCGGCCGGCCCCGGCGAGGTCGTCGTGGTCGGCACCGGCCCGGCCGGCCCGCTGTGGCTCACCCCGCAGACCCGGCGCGCCCTCGCGGACGCCGAGGTGCTGGTCGGCTACACCACCTACCTGGACCGGGTGCCCGTCAAGCCGGGCCAGGTCCGGCACGGCTCCGACAACAAGGTCGAGTCGGAGCGCGCCGAGTTCGCCCTCGACCTCGCCCGCCGCGGCAAGCGGGTGGCCGTGGTCTCCGGCGGCGACCCGGGCGTGTTCGCCATGGCCACGGCGGTCCTGGAAGTCGCCGGGCAGACGGAGTACAAGGACGTGCCCGTACGGGTCCTGCCGGGGGTGACCGCGGCCAACGCGGCCGCCGCCGCCGCCGGTGCCCCGCTCGGCCACGACTACGCGACGATCTCGCTGTCCGACCGGCTCAAGCCGTGGGAGGTCATCGCGGAGCGGCTGCGCGCGGCCGCCGCGGCGGACCTGGTGCTCGCCCTCTACAACCCCGGCTCCCGCAGCCGGACCTGGCAGGTCGCCCAGGCCCGCGAGCTGCTGCTGGAGCTGCGCTCCCCGCAGACCCCGGTGGTCGTCGCCCGCGACGTGGGCGGCCCGCAGCAGTCGGTGCGGATCGTCACCCTCGCCGAACTGGAGCCGTCCGAGGTCGACATGCGCACGATCCTGCTGATCGGCTCCTCGCAGACGCGGGTCTCCGAGCGTGCCGACGGCTCGCGGATCACGTGGACGCCGCGCCGCTACCCGTGACCGGCGCGGCCTGACGGCGTCGGGCCGCCGGAGGTGAGAACCCCGGGCCCGGCGCCGTCAGGCCCGCCGCAGCCAGTCCAGGGCCGCGGCCACCGAACCCGCCTGCGCCACGCCCTGCGGCACCGGGGGTCGGCGTACGACCAGGACCGGGACGCCCGCCTCGCGGGCGGCCGTGAGCTTGGGGGCGGTGGCCGAGCCGCCGCTGTCCTTCGTCACCAGGACGTCGATCCGGTGTCGGGCGAGCAGCGCCCGCTCGCCGTCGAGGGTGAACGGGCCCCGGTCCAGCAGGACTTCAAGGCGCGGGGGCACCGGCGCGGCCGGCGGGTCCACCGAACGCACCAGGAACCAGGTGTCGGTGAGGTCCGCGAAGGTGTGCAGGCCCATCCGGCCGGTGGTCAGGAACGCACGGCTGCCGAGGCCCGGCAGCAGGGCTGCCGCCTCGGCGAGCGACTGCGCGAAGGTCCACGCGTCGCCCGGTCCGGGCGTCCAGCCGGGACGGCGCAGCGCCAGCAGCGGTACGCCCGAAAGCGCCGCCGCCGCCGCGGCGTTGAAGCTCATGCGCTCCGCGAAGGGATGGGTGGCGTCGACCACGCGGGTGACCCCGTGCGCCCCGGTCCACGCCGCCAGTCCGGCCGGCCCACCGAAGCCGCCGATGCGGGTCTCGCCCGGGGGAAGCACGGGCGAGGCGACCCGCCCCGCCAGCGAGGTGGTCACCCGGTACGAGGGGTCGTGCGCCAGCGCCTCCGCCAGGCGGCGGGCCTCCGTGGTACCGCCCAGGATCAGGACGTGCTCACCGCCGCCCGCGACCGCGGAGGCCGGTTCAGCAGACATGCCGGTCGCGCTCGGGGGAGTACAGGTGGCTGTCGCGGAACTGCTCCGCGCCCAGGGTGCGGCCCACCACGATGACGGCGGTGCGGACCAGGCCCGCCTCCTTCACCTGGCCGGCGATGTCGGCCAGGGTGCCGCGCAGGATCAGCTCGTCGGGACGGCTGGCCATCGCCACGACCGCCACCGGGCACTGCGCCCCGTAGTGCGGCAACAGCTCCGCGACCACCCGGTCCACGTAGCGGGTGGCCAGGTGCAGGACGAGCAGCGCCCCGCTGCGGCCCAGCGTGGCCAGGTCCTCGCCGGGCGGCATCGGGGTCGCCTGCTGGGCGACCCGGGTGAGGATCACGGTCTGCCCGACGGTGGGCACCGTCAGCTCCCGCTTGAGGGCGGCGGCCGCGGCGGCGAAGGCCGGCACGCCCGGCACGACCTCGTAGGGGATGCCGGCCGCGTCCAGCCGCCGCATCTGCTCGGCGACCGCGCTGAAGATCGACGGATCACCCGAGTGCAGCCGCGCCACGTCCTGGCCCGCCTCGTGGGCCCGTGCGCACTCGGCGACGATCTCGTCCAGGTTCAGCTGCGAGGTGTCGACGAGGCGGGCGTCCACCGGGCACTCGGCGAGCAGTTCGCGCGGCACGAGGCTGCCCGCGTACAGGCAGACCGGGGCGGCGGCGAGGGTCCGGGCACCGCGCACCGTGATCAGGTCGGCGGCGCCGGGGCCCGCACCGATGAAGTACACGGTCATGTTCGATCCTTCTCCTTGGTGTGCGTGTCCGCGTCCGTGTCCCTGTCCGCCGGCTTCGTCACCGACCACTGGGTGACCGGCATGGCCTGCCGCCAGCCCGTGAAACCGCCGACCGGCACGGCGTGCGCGACGGCCAGCTTCACCAGGTCGCCGCCGTGGCGCCGGTAGCGGTCGGCGAGGACCGACTCCGACTCCAGGGTGACGGTGTTGACCACCAGCCGGCCGCCGGGGGCCAGCGCGGCCCAGGCCGCGTCCAGCAGGCCCGGCGCGGTCAGCCCGCCGCCGACGAACACCGCGTCGGGGGCGGGGAGTCCGGCCAACGCCTCCGGCGCCGCCCCCACGACCACGCGCAGGCCGGGCACGCCGAGCGCCACCGCGTTACGGGTGATCCGCGCGGCCCGCTCCGGGACGCGCTCCACGGCCACCGCCCGGCACGAGGGGTGCGTACGCATCCACTCGATGCCGATGGAGCCGGAGCCGCCGCCGATGTCCCACAGCAGCTCGCCGGGGGCCGGGGCGAGCGCGCACAGGGTCGCGGCGCGGACATGGCGCTTGGTGAGCTGGCCGTCGTGCTCGTAGGCGGCGTCCGGCAGGCCCGGGGTGGCGCCCAGGCGCGGCCCGGCGTGGGCCGGGTCCCGGCGGCAGTCGACGGCCACCACGTTCAGCGGGTCGCCCGGCGCGTGGTGCCAGGCGTCGGCCGTGCCCTCGTACGCGTCCTCGTGCTCGGAGCCGAGCTGTTCCAGGACCCGCATCCGGCTCGGCCCGAAGCCGCGCTCACACAGCAGAGCGGCGATCTCGCCCGGGGATGCGGCGCCCGCGCTGAGCACGAGGACCCGCCGCCCGTCGTGCAGTGCGGCGGCGAGCCGGGCGACCGGGCGGCCCACCACGGTGACCACCTCGGTGTCCTCCACCGGCCAGCCCAGGCGGGCGCAGGCGTAGGAGACGGACGAGGGGTGCGGGCGGACCAGCAGGGACCGCGGCCCGAGCTCCTCGGCGAGAGCGCGGCCGATCCCGTAGAACATCGGGTCGCCGCTGGCGAGGACCGCGATCCGGCGTCCGGCGTGCTCGGCCATCAGCTTCGGCACGGCCGGCCGCAGCGGGCTCGGCCACGCCACCCGCTGCCCGGGGCACTCGGCGGCGGGCAGCAGGTCCAGCTGGCGCGGCCCGCCGATCAGCACCTCGGCGCAGGAGAGCGAGGACCGCGCGGCGGCGGTGAGCCCGGCCCACCCGTCGGCGCCGAGGCCGACGACCGTCACGGGTATGGGGGGCGGTGCGGGGCTCACTGCGCTGTACCTCGGGGCGGGAAGGGGAAAGAGGACGGACCCGCAGCCTACTGGCCTGCGGCTGCGGCGCACCGCCCGCCCTCGGGAACCCGGCGGGGACCCTTCGGGCCCGCCCTCGGCGACGTCGATCCGGGGCGCGCACCGGCGCCGGGCGGGTCGGCGGACCGGCACCGGGCGGGGTCGGCCGACCGGTCGGCGGACCGGTCGGGACAGCCGCCGTGTCCGTCCGGCGCGGACGCCGGGTCAGGCGCGGGTGGCGCGCTCGTAGAGGGCGCGGACGCCGTCGCCGAAGTAGACGCTGTAGGAGGTCTTCTCGTCGCCGCCGCCGTCGCGGCCGCCGATCACACCGATGAGGGTGTGCCCGTCGGTGAGCACGGGTCCGCCGCTGGTGCCGTTGGGCACGTCCGCGCAGTCCAGCCGCACCTGTGTCGGTCCGGCCGGCTGTGCGGTGGTCCGGCAGTCCAGGGGCTGCTCGGAGGAGTTCGGATAGCCCACCAGCCGTGCGGGAGCGGGCAGATCGCGTCCGAAGGCGATGGTTCCGGCCCCCGTGACGTCCTCCAGCCGCTGACCCGGGTATCCGGGCCGGCGCAGCCTGAGGAACGCGACGTCGTGGTCGGGGTCCTGGTCCCCGGTCCAGCGCGGGTCCACGTCGATCCGGGTGGGCACCCAGACGCCGTACGGGGCGATCCCGTCCCGGTAGCCGGGCGCGAAGGCGAGGTTGGTGCGGAAGCCTCCGGCGTACACGCAGTGGGCGGCCGTGGCGACGAGGTCGCCGGCGGGGGAGTGGACCACGACGGCCGAGCAGTGGTGGTCGGGGTCGCCGTCGTTGCCGGGGGAGAAGAGCGCGCCGATCGCCGGTTCGGCGGCGGCGGGCGCCGCCACCAGCGGATCGGACGCGGCCCATCCGCCCGAGCGCCAGTTCACCGCGTCTGCGCCGGCGAAGGCCTTGCCGTCCTTCGGCGGGTCCGGGTCCTCGCGGACGATCCCGAGCACGGCGGACGCCGTCCGGTCGGCACGCTCGGGGTCCTGCTGGTAGACGCCCTGGGCGGGATCGCCGTCCGCGCGGGTGGCGGCGATGCCGCGCAACTCCCAGGCCACGTACCCGGCCCCGGCGAGGACCAGGGTGCCCAGGAGGCCGACGGCCGCGGAGCCCCGCACCGCGGCCCGTCCCCGCTGCCGTCCCCGCACGCTGCCGGACATGTGGCCCCTCCCGCCCCGTACGCGTCCCACTCTCGGTTCGATGGAAGGAGGACGGCGCCGGTTCCGCCGCCGGGACGTGTCCGTTCTCACAGCCGGAACAGCCCTCGGGGCGCCGCACCCCGAAACCGGATGCGCGAACCGTGCCCGGTTGAAAGGGTGACGCAATGGACGACCCCGAACCCCACACGGACCACGACGCGGCCCACGCACCGGCCCACGACACCGCGCCCGGCTGGACCACCACCCCCGTCGGCCCCGAACTCCTGCGCGGCGCACTGGAAGTGGAGCACACCGCCCGAGGCGTCCTGCCCCACCGGCTGCCCGCCCGGGCCCGCCTCCAGGCCCCCGCCGAGGTCGCGGAGGTCGAGGCCCAGCCCGCCGGCGTGCGGCTGGCCTTCCGCACCCGCGCCACCACCGTCGAACTGGACGTCCTCGCCACGACGACCGTCTACCGGGGCGCGCCGGCGCCCCCGGACGCCGTGTACGACCTCCTGGTCGACGGCCTCCCGGCCGGCCGGGCCACCGCCGGCGGCGGGAACGTCCGTACCGTCGACACCGCCACCTGGGCCGCGGTCCTCACCCCGGGCCCACCCGGCACCGTCCGGTTCGCCGGACTGCCCGAAGGGACCAAGGACGTCGAGATCTGGCTGCCGTACCGGGGCGTCCACGAACTCATCGCCCTGCGCACCGACGCGCCCGTGCAGCCGGCGCCCGACCGCGGCCGGCGCGTCTGGCTGCACCACGGCAGTTCGATCAGCCACGGCTCGAACGCCGACGGCCCGACCGGGACCTGGCCCGCGCTCGCGGCCGCCCGCGCCGGCGTGGAACTGGTCAACCTCGGCTTCAGCGGCAACGCCCTGCTCGACCCCTTCACCGCACGGACCATGCGCGACACCCCCGCCGACCTGATCAGCCTCAAGGTCGGCATCAACCTCGTCAACCACGACCTGATGCGCCTGCGCGCCTTCACCGCCGCGGTCCACGGCTTCCTCGACACCCTCCGCGACGGCCACCCCACCACACCCCTCCTGGTCGTCTCCCCCCTCCACTGCCCGATCCACGAGGACACCCCGGGCCCGGCCGCGGCCGACCTCAGCGACGGCCGGCTGCGCTTCCGCGCCCTCGGCGACCCGGCGGAGGCCGCCCAGGGGCGGCTGACCCTGCGCGTCGTCCGCGACGAACTCGCCCGCATCACCGCGGCACGCGCCACCGACGACCCCCACCTGCACCACCTCGACGGCCGCGCCCTCTACGGGCAGGCCGACTTCGACGAGTTCCCGCTGCCCGACGACCTGCACCCGGACGCCGCCGGCCACCGCCGCATCGCCGACCGCTTCGCCGGGCACGCCTTCGGCTCCGCCTGGGCGCGGTGACGCCGAACCGGGCGTTCCCCACACCCCGCCGAGCGCCCGGCGCTATCGTGCCCAGGGGCGACAGCACGAGGGGGCGGGGCGCGGTGCGATTTCTCTTTGTCCACGGCACGGGAGTACGGCGCGAGCGGCACGACCGGCTCTTCGCCCTGGTCCGCGAGCGGCTGACGGCCAGATTCCCCGAAGCCCGCGTCGAGTCCTGCTACTGGGGCGACCGGTTCGGCGCGACCCTGGGCGCCGACGGCCGGTCCGTGCCCGGCCTGCGGCCCGCGTCCGCACCCGGGCCGGTCGACCCCGCCGAAGCGGAGACGGCCGAGTGGACCCTGCTCCTCGCCGACCCGCTGTGCGAACTCCGGGTCCTCGCCGAGGCCGGCTGGGCGGACGGCGGGCAGGCCCCGGACGGACCACGGGGCGAGGACACCGACCCGTACGCCGACCCCTACGCCACCCCGTACGCCGACGCCCACGACGCCGACACGGCCGACCCCTTCGCGATGCCCGGCGTACACGCCGCCGGCGTCCGCGTGCTCACGCTGCTCGCCGGCTTACCC
This DNA window, taken from Streptomyces sp. TN58, encodes the following:
- a CDS encoding precorrin-2 C(20)-methyltransferase, with the translated sequence MSDATQPKGRLYGVGLGPGDPNLMTLRAVEVIGEADVVAYHSARHGRSIARSIAAKHLRDTHIEEPLVYPVTTETTDHPGGYQGAMEEFYEAAAARLAAHLDAGRTVAVLAEGDPLFYSSYMHMHKRLADRYDTEVVPGVTSVSAAAARLGTPLVEGEEVLTILPGTLPEEELTARLAATDSAVVMKLGRTFPAVLGAMENSGRLAEARYVERATMEGERTGVLADTDPGSVPYFAVAVVPSRIGNPGSVPAGPGEVVVVGTGPAGPLWLTPQTRRALADAEVLVGYTTYLDRVPVKPGQVRHGSDNKVESERAEFALDLARRGKRVAVVSGGDPGVFAMATAVLEVAGQTEYKDVPVRVLPGVTAANAAAAAAGAPLGHDYATISLSDRLKPWEVIAERLRAAAAADLVLALYNPGSRSRTWQVAQARELLLELRSPQTPVVVARDVGGPQQSVRIVTLAELEPSEVDMRTILLIGSSQTRVSERADGSRITWTPRRYP
- a CDS encoding precorrin-8X methylmutase, with the protein product MSEYTVFEYEKDGAAIYRQSFATIRAEADLSGLPASVAQVAVRMIHACGMTDLPQDLGYTPEVVLRARAALEAGAPILCDVQMVASGVTRKRLPADNDVICTLSDPAVPDLAAKMGTTRSAAALEVWRDRGLLEGSVVAVGNAPTALFRLLEMIEEGAPRPAAVIGVPVGFIGAAESKDALAAHPSGLDHLVVRGRRGGSAIAAAALNAIASVAE
- a CDS encoding cobalamin biosynthesis protein CobG, with the protein product MPQPPSAVSRDEPVIRDRGDACPGALRLHAADDGYLARVRIPGGALTAEQAAHLACAADRFGDGHLELTSRGNVQLRGLGDGCGAGLAEVLDAAGLLPAPAHERVRNIVATPTSQDVLPWVRELDRLLCANTRVTALSGRFLFALDDGRGDVAALEPDITVLGQPGDRALVRLGAAEGAVAVAGRDAPRAALLAAEYFLDAVDAAGTRAWRVAELPAGHALDDGLLAARLADAGIGAVRVPAVDWPYCAPPPPGPYDPLCVLPPFGRLSTGQWRALVQVAERGGGLRITPWRTIVLPGAADPAPLEEAGLVVSPDSPWRSVTACTGRPGCAKSLADVRADARALVERAPGPLPVHWSGCERRCGHPRGTQWVDALATADGYRLSVDGRTLPHRPDLAAALTAARANTSSPQSPKTQ
- the cobN gene encoding cobaltochelatase subunit CobN, which gives rise to MILLLSTSDTDLLSARAANTADAPVPYRFANPSRLPLDDLPGLLDGADLVVVRLLGGLRAWQDGLDLLLAPGQTRPVVVLTGEQAPDAQLMEASTVPIGIAAEAHAYLAHGGPANLEHLARFLSDTVLLTGHGFEPPAAAPTWGPLERTTPPRTDGPEIAVLYYRAHQMSGNTGFVHALCEAIEAHGARPVPLYVSSLRSPEPALVEALKSADAVVTTVLAAGGTKPATASAGGDDESWDAGALAALGVPILQALCLTGSRSAWEDNDEGLSPLDAATQVAVPEFDGRLITVPFSFKEFDEDGLPAYVADHERASRVAGIAVRHARLRHIERRDKRIALVLSAYPTKHSRIGNAVGLDTPASAVELLRTLIAEGYDFGPVTEIPGLVSGDGDELIRALIEAGGHDQDWLTEEQLARNPVRIPAADYKRWFAELPAELRDSVEEHWGEAPGSMFVDRSANPEGDIVLAALRRGNLLILIQPPRGFGENPIAIYHDPDLPPSHHYLAAYRWIQARAEDGGFGADAMIHLGKHGNLEWLPGKNAGLSAACAPDAALGDLPLVYPFLVNDPGEGTQAKRRVHATLVDHLVPPMARAESYGDIARLEQHLDEYAQISAMDPAKLPAIRAQIWTLIQAAKLDHDLGLEERPDDDGFDDFLLHVDGWLCEVKDAQIRDGLHVLGGAPSGEARVNLVLAILRARQIWGGTAALPGLREALGLDESAATRTSADAVEETARALVQAMEDAGWDPAAVSAVAADHSPEVGAVLAFAANEVVPRLAGTTDEIAHVVAALDGRFVPAGPSGSPLRGLVNVLPTGRNFYSVDPKAVPSRLAWETGQALADSLLTRYRTDNGEWPASVGLSLWGTSAMRTAGDDIAEALALLGIRPVWDEASRRVTGLEPIPLAELGRPRIDVTLRISGFFRDAFPHVIGLLDDAVRLAASLEEPESGNFVRAHAQADLALHGDERRATTRIFGSRPGTYGAGILQLIDSRDWRTDADLAEVYTVWGGYAYGRGLEGRPARDEMETAYKRITVAAKNTDTREHDIADSDDYFQYHGGMVATVRALRGTAPEAYIGDSTRPETVKTRTLVEETSRVFRARVVNPKWIEAMRRHGYKGAFELAATVDYLFGYDATTGVVADWMYDKLTEAYVLDPANRAFLEEANPWALHGIAERLLEAESRGMWEKPDARILEALRQVYLETEGNLEGEAE